TATTTCCGGCATGGCTGGCGGGGGACTGACCAATCATCCTTACAGCCGCCGTCTGCTGCGTTTCATGTCCCGCTATGCCATCTATGGTGAAGAGCCGGCGGACTATGCCGTGGTGTGAGGGTGGTCTTTCCGCCGCCAGGCGGCCAGCCACAAGCCGCCGATGAGACCCCATAGCCCTAGGGCTGCGAAACCGAGGAGGGAGATAGCCAGGGCCTTGGCCGCGCCGATGCCCTCCTGGTCCCCCAGCCACTCCACCAGCAGGCCTTCCCGGATGCCGATGCCGCTGATCGTGATTGGCAGGGAGGCAATCACATCCACAAGCGGCATGAGCCCGAACATGCCGGTAAGGGTGACGTCCGCCCCCAGGGCACGGGCCGCTGCCCAGTAAGCCGCATAGGCACAGGCGGTGCCCAGGCTGGAGACGATGCACCCGGCCAGCAGCCAGGGCTGGCGCATGGGCGGGGCGTATAGGACTGAGAATTTAGTGGAGAGCTTTTTCAGTCCTGGAATTCTGGCCACGATGCGCTGAACCCATGATTCCATCAGGACGCCCACGCCCAGGAAGCAGGTGCCCACGAAGAGGATGAGACCGATGTCCGCCGAAGACTGGACCGCCTGCGGCAGCGCGATCTGCCGTGAGAAGAGCAAATACAGGATGGCTCCTCCAAAAAGGCCTCCAAAATGATCCAGGATCAGAGAACCGACAATCGCCCCGCGCCGCTCAGGAAACGTGCGCGAAAGCAGCAGCAGCCGGATGCCATCTGCCCCGAGCGGGCCCAGGAAGTAAAGGTTGAAAAAATCG
This Prosthecobacter sp. SYSU 5D2 DNA region includes the following protein-coding sequences:
- a CDS encoding lysylphosphatidylglycerol synthase transmembrane domain-containing protein → MKPETAPTPRRRYLFLAFRVIIAVALLIWVWNRLQKQGAGDVSLRGMDGGWLTAAFALGGVSVLGWAGRWWWFLRVYGLRAKYSELLRLTLFADFFNLYFLGPLGADGIRLLLLSRTFPERRGAIVGSLILDHFGGLFGGAILYLLFSRQIALPQAVQSSADIGLILFVGTCFLGVGVLMESWVQRIVARIPGLKKLSTKFSVLYAPPMRQPWLLAGCIVSSLGTACAYAAYWAAARALGADVTLTGMFGLMPLVDVIASLPITISGIGIREGLLVEWLGDQEGIGAAKALAISLLGFAALGLWGLIGGLWLAAWRRKDHPHTTA